A window of the Parabacteroides merdae ATCC 43184 genome harbors these coding sequences:
- a CDS encoding RagB/SusD family nutrient uptake outer membrane protein — MKKIYIMSALAVCLFSATACSDFLDREPDKIMTDDQIFGDAVMIKSVLANYYGRVTWGQHINDSYSMTYIDDAAKMDGGPDQRSTFEDDLWRVYDYTFIRNVNQFLKGLRETEVLKDSEKAPLEGEARFLRAWCYFNMCRGLGGMPIIGDEVFDYQSGMDITTMQFPRSTEAEMYDYIISECQAVYNLLPAEKQINSARANRWTAKMLEARAAVYAASIANYNNKMSTPIKTEGGEVGIPADKASDYYKTALAAAENVIKDSPYILQDRRPDNKGLNFYEATSVKDNNTEVIWARDYKYPGQTVEFTKYNIPKSHAEDIDNSYGGPVLNLVEAYELLDTDTPGTDSKVVTSENGTFKFYDSSDAPFKDRDPRLWGTILYPGAELKSVPVVLQAGQLVKNNGEWELIAGDLDSKDANGNALTALNGPKESNEQYVNKTGFYYRKFIDETPGASTRGRNSEMWMPRFRMSEAYMIAAEASFELENGRAAEFINAVRNRAGVKPLETVTFENIVHEYRVEFAFEDHRYWDMKRWRLADKVWNGNNNDPQARHRRLWPYRVVAPGDPNDGKWVFVEDFLFMSPNARYFRMQNYYNFLDLGWVNNNPKLVKNPYQ, encoded by the coding sequence ATGAAGAAGATATATATAATGTCGGCCTTGGCAGTTTGTTTGTTCTCGGCAACGGCTTGTAGTGATTTTTTGGATCGTGAGCCAGATAAGATCATGACGGATGACCAGATTTTTGGTGATGCGGTGATGATTAAATCTGTTTTAGCGAATTATTATGGTCGCGTAACATGGGGACAACACATAAATGATAGCTATTCCATGACTTATATTGATGATGCGGCAAAAATGGATGGAGGACCGGATCAACGCTCTACGTTCGAAGATGATCTTTGGCGAGTGTATGATTATACGTTCATCCGTAATGTGAATCAGTTTTTAAAAGGGTTGCGTGAAACGGAAGTCCTGAAAGATTCTGAGAAAGCTCCATTAGAAGGGGAGGCGCGTTTTTTACGTGCTTGGTGTTATTTCAATATGTGCCGTGGTTTGGGCGGTATGCCGATAATCGGAGATGAGGTGTTTGACTATCAATCTGGTATGGATATAACTACGATGCAGTTTCCACGTTCGACGGAAGCAGAGATGTATGATTATATCATAAGTGAATGCCAGGCTGTTTATAATTTATTGCCGGCGGAGAAACAGATAAATTCTGCTCGTGCAAATAGGTGGACGGCTAAGATGTTGGAAGCGCGTGCCGCTGTCTATGCTGCTTCGATCGCTAATTATAATAATAAAATGTCAACTCCGATTAAAACAGAGGGAGGGGAAGTTGGGATTCCGGCTGATAAGGCATCTGATTATTATAAAACGGCTTTGGCTGCCGCAGAGAATGTGATTAAAGACAGTCCTTATATTCTGCAGGATCGGCGTCCGGACAATAAGGGATTAAACTTTTATGAGGCGACATCCGTAAAAGACAATAATACAGAAGTTATTTGGGCACGGGATTATAAATATCCGGGGCAGACTGTTGAGTTTACGAAATATAATATTCCTAAGTCTCATGCGGAGGATATTGACAATAGTTATGGCGGTCCTGTTTTAAATCTGGTTGAAGCCTATGAATTGCTTGATACGGATACCCCTGGGACGGATAGTAAGGTCGTGACTTCTGAAAATGGGACATTTAAGTTTTATGATTCGTCTGATGCTCCATTCAAAGACCGTGATCCTCGTTTATGGGGAACTATCCTTTATCCGGGTGCGGAATTGAAAAGTGTTCCGGTCGTATTGCAGGCAGGTCAGTTGGTAAAGAATAATGGAGAATGGGAGCTGATAGCTGGTGATTTGGACTCTAAAGACGCCAATGGAAATGCTTTGACTGCATTGAACGGTCCGAAAGAGTCTAATGAACAGTATGTTAATAAGACAGGTTTTTATTATCGTAAATTTATTGATGAAACTCCTGGAGCATCGACGCGTGGTCGTAATTCCGAAATGTGGATGCCTCGTTTCCGTATGTCTGAAGCCTATATGATTGCGGCCGAAGCGTCTTTCGAACTGGAAAACGGACGTGCAGCCGAATTTATCAATGCCGTGCGTAATCGTGCAGGTGTGAAGCCGTTGGAAACTGTTACATTTGAGAATATCGTGCATGAATATCGCGTTGAATTTGCTTTCGAAGACCATCGTTATTGGGATATGAAGCGTTGGCGTTTGGCTGATAAGGTCTGGAATGGAAACAACAATGATCCGCAGGCTCGTCACCGTCGCCTTTGGCCGTATCGTGTGGTTGCACCGGGTGACCCGAATGACGGCAAGTGGGTGTTTGTGGAAGACTTCTTGTTCATGTCTCCGAATGCACGTTATTTCCGGATGCAGAATTATTACAACTTCCTCGATTTGGGCTGGGTTAACAATAATCCTAAGTTGGTAAAGAACCCGTATCAATAA
- a CDS encoding TonB-dependent receptor: MKKRKFFSNSGILKWKMPLLISILFWMSLSGTAEAEVQLRSISLRLENVSLSEALSRIEEASGYSFFYDENKIDLSRQVSVNAQNKAVKDILKNILFSTGMTFEISNNQIVLVPEKKAAAKEVSVAVVQQQTHIVKGIVVDNLGEPVPGANVVEKGTTNGIITDMDGAFSLTVAPDAVLEISYIGYVTQSVSVKGKSTLNITLREDSQALEEVVVTGFGLSQKKATLTGAVTAVGSEDISRSVASTASGALVGKIAGLNTRQTDGRPGATTSIQIRNMGDPLYVIDGVQSDAGQFNNIDFNDIESISVLKDASAAIYGVRAANGVVVVNTKKGKRNTKNTVSLNAYYGWQNPSTFPKPADAATYITNYIQSETVQGKTDYTYSKEDYQKWLAGKEKGYVPFDWYDFIWETNPQYYLNANISGGSDKTNYYVSVGHMSQDAMIVNYGGFKRTNVQMNIDTQITSRLKVGASMNGRIEERKNPGVPEADDYWMPRFGTYRNLPTKRPFANDNPKYPTLTSSNAATNFGWLNYELSGEYKETWRVAQLQATAEYDIFDGLKAKALVGYYLAYQQMNNQEYTYKLYGYDEATDTYPVIFENNNPWRERRVGHNEELMSNIQLSYNKRFGDHNVAAVAGVESIKRDTPTSWLHAIPTANALHLIDYETMDTYNDEGNETEARLGWMFRGNYDYANKYLVEFSARYDGSWKFPPDHRWGFFPSASVGWRISEENFWKESKLSNIFSDLKIRGSYGMVGDDNVSGYAAFDYMSGYNYKNGGSVIDGKYTIGSVPRGLPVTTLSWIKAKILDVGFDVAFLDNRLTGQFDFFRRQRDGLPASRYDVLLPSEVGFSLPKENLNSDVHMGYDAAVRWTDRVEDFTYSIGGNITYSRFYDWEQYKPRFSNSWDVYRNSLNHRFGYLNWGLEAIGQFNSWEEIATYPIDNDRQGNKTLRPGDIKYKDVNGDGVINSLDERPIGYREDSTPILNFGLNFSFGWKGFDLAFDFTGGAMGSWYQQWEQRNPFHDGGNNPQYYMEDTWRLSDIWDADSELIPGKYPMLLIGNSSHSNYWNSTFWKKNVRYVKLRNLELGYTLPKHIVEKALISDLRFYVAGTNLLTFTNAPGIDPESTEGNGLGYPTTRIINIGVNLKF; the protein is encoded by the coding sequence ATGAAGAAACGAAAGTTCTTTAGTAACAGTGGCATTTTGAAATGGAAGATGCCATTATTGATAAGCATTTTATTTTGGATGAGTTTGTCCGGGACGGCCGAAGCGGAAGTTCAGCTTCGTTCCATCTCGCTCCGGTTGGAAAATGTTTCGTTGAGCGAGGCGCTTTCACGGATCGAAGAGGCAAGCGGTTATTCATTTTTCTATGATGAGAATAAGATTGATTTGTCTCGTCAAGTAAGCGTGAATGCTCAAAACAAGGCTGTTAAGGATATTTTGAAAAATATCCTGTTTTCGACGGGAATGACATTTGAAATATCGAACAACCAAATTGTCTTGGTTCCGGAAAAGAAAGCAGCCGCAAAGGAAGTTTCCGTGGCTGTCGTACAGCAACAAACACATATAGTAAAAGGGATCGTAGTCGACAATTTGGGTGAACCGGTACCGGGAGCCAATGTCGTTGAAAAAGGGACGACCAACGGTATCATTACAGATATGGATGGTGCTTTTTCCTTGACTGTGGCTCCTGATGCCGTGTTGGAAATTTCTTATATCGGTTATGTCACGCAGTCTGTTTCGGTCAAAGGAAAATCTACTTTGAATATAACTTTGCGTGAAGATTCGCAGGCGCTGGAAGAAGTGGTGGTGACCGGTTTCGGTCTGTCGCAGAAAAAGGCGACGCTGACGGGTGCCGTCACGGCCGTCGGTTCGGAAGACATCAGCCGTTCGGTTGCCTCCACGGCTTCGGGTGCACTGGTCGGTAAGATCGCCGGTTTGAACACGCGCCAGACGGATGGCCGTCCGGGGGCTACGACCAGTATCCAGATCCGTAACATGGGTGATCCGTTGTATGTGATCGACGGTGTGCAATCGGATGCAGGCCAATTCAATAATATCGACTTCAATGATATCGAGAGCATTTCTGTATTGAAAGATGCTTCTGCCGCTATTTACGGTGTGCGTGCGGCAAATGGTGTTGTTGTTGTCAATACGAAAAAAGGTAAACGGAACACTAAGAATACGGTTTCTCTGAACGCATACTACGGTTGGCAGAATCCGTCTACTTTCCCGAAACCGGCGGATGCGGCGACCTATATCACCAATTATATCCAGTCTGAAACGGTTCAAGGAAAGACCGACTATACATATAGTAAGGAAGACTATCAGAAATGGTTGGCGGGAAAAGAAAAAGGATATGTGCCGTTTGACTGGTATGACTTCATCTGGGAAACCAATCCTCAGTATTATCTGAATGCCAATATCTCCGGTGGTTCGGATAAGACGAACTATTATGTTTCTGTCGGTCACATGAGCCAAGACGCGATGATTGTAAATTATGGTGGATTTAAACGTACCAATGTTCAGATGAACATAGACACGCAAATTACTTCTCGTTTGAAAGTGGGAGCTTCCATGAATGGCCGTATAGAAGAAAGGAAAAATCCGGGTGTTCCGGAGGCAGATGATTATTGGATGCCTCGTTTTGGGACATATCGAAATTTGCCGACAAAGCGTCCTTTTGCAAATGACAATCCTAAATATCCGACATTGACTTCTTCTAATGCCGCGACGAATTTCGGATGGTTGAATTATGAATTGTCCGGAGAATATAAAGAAACTTGGCGTGTGGCGCAATTACAAGCCACGGCGGAATATGATATTTTCGATGGTTTGAAGGCAAAGGCTTTGGTCGGATATTATCTGGCATATCAGCAGATGAATAATCAGGAATATACGTATAAATTGTATGGCTATGATGAAGCGACGGATACTTATCCGGTGATTTTCGAGAATAATAATCCTTGGAGAGAAAGACGTGTGGGACACAACGAAGAATTGATGTCGAATATTCAACTGTCTTACAATAAAAGGTTTGGAGATCATAATGTGGCCGCTGTTGCCGGGGTTGAATCGATTAAGCGAGATACGCCGACTTCCTGGCTGCATGCTATTCCGACGGCTAATGCGTTACATCTGATTGATTATGAGACGATGGATACATATAATGATGAGGGTAATGAAACGGAGGCACGTTTGGGGTGGATGTTCCGTGGCAACTATGATTATGCCAATAAATATCTGGTTGAATTTTCGGCTCGTTATGATGGATCTTGGAAATTTCCGCCTGATCATCGTTGGGGATTCTTCCCTTCCGCTTCTGTCGGTTGGCGTATTTCGGAAGAAAATTTCTGGAAGGAATCCAAGCTATCGAATATTTTCAGCGATTTGAAAATCCGTGGATCATACGGTATGGTGGGTGACGATAACGTTTCCGGATATGCGGCGTTCGATTATATGAGCGGTTATAACTATAAGAATGGCGGTTCTGTTATTGATGGGAAATATACGATAGGTTCGGTTCCGCGCGGACTTCCGGTGACGACATTGTCTTGGATCAAGGCTAAAATTCTGGATGTCGGCTTTGATGTTGCTTTTTTGGATAATCGCTTGACGGGGCAGTTCGACTTTTTCCGCCGTCAGCGTGACGGGCTTCCTGCATCTCGTTATGATGTCCTGTTGCCATCGGAAGTCGGTTTCAGCCTACCGAAAGAAAACTTGAATTCGGATGTGCACATGGGGTATGATGCGGCTGTTCGGTGGACAGACCGGGTAGAGGACTTCACATATTCTATCGGCGGTAATATTACGTATTCCCGTTTCTATGATTGGGAACAGTATAAACCGCGTTTCTCCAATTCTTGGGATGTGTATCGCAATTCGTTGAACCATCGTTTCGGTTATCTGAACTGGGGATTGGAAGCAATCGGACAGTTCAATAGTTGGGAAGAGATCGCCACTTATCCGATCGACAATGACCGTCAGGGTAATAAGACGCTTCGTCCGGGTGACATCAAATATAAGGATGTGAATGGTGACGGTGTGATTAATAGTTTGGATGAACGTCCGATTGGATATCGGGAAGATTCCACTCCGATTCTTAATTTCGGTTTGAATTTTTCATTCGGTTGGAAAGGATTTGATTTGGCGTTCGATTTTACCGGTGGCGCGATGGGATCCTGGTATCAGCAATGGGAACAACGTAACCCGTTCCATGATGGTGGTAACAACCCGCAATATTATATGGAAGACACATGGCGTTTGTCTGATATTTGGGATGCAGACAGTGAATTGATACCGGGAAAATATCCGATGTTGTTGATTGGAAATAGTTCGCACAGTAATTATTGGAACAGTACCTTCTGGAAAAAGAATGTCCGGTATGTCAAATTACGTAATTTGGAGTTAGGATACACGCTCCCGAAACATATTGTGGAAAAAGCGTTGATCTCGGATCTGCGCTTTTATGTGGCGGGGACCAACTTGTTGACATTTACCAATGCTCCGGGTATTGATCCTGAATCGACGGAAGGAAATGGTTTGGGATATCCGACAACGCGTATTATAAATATTGGTGTAAACCTTAAATTTTAG
- a CDS encoding DUF6057 family protein — translation MMKTKSFFFWGTVCCCLFCFLQIWYPFYFYYVEQLQVFPLTWACFEETCRQPGGLACWLGGFLLQFYHLPLGGALVSTGLFLGIGVLMQRICRQTTSPVFCYLPALCPILALLPLHVDVNYRLQGTVAYCCMLGAFVLYVRIVVPWKRVLAGWLLMAVLFVLAGPVATLFVAGVVVREMLVREKGWQGCLALPFGIVLMLWWSYHFFWQPEYRMIVLPDFYYEPLLKANKLYWAWLAFLSGLLMTCFPIGKGRGVLDRTAWWWTTVQLLPLVAFLGWMKKKENCIWLKNMELCYYVRGEQWDKVVAGYKAAVSDMRTLSLLNLALACQGELGDKLFHYPQQGKGGLLPEWNSTVPGAIVLSDICYQMGDLSSAQKFAFEGYVSSVDGNPRLLQRLVQTNILTGAYAVAEKYIRILEQTLFYKEWAAEWRKYLYRDDLVEEEPSLGGKRRAWGKGGQYAVSADLLEVWERLAVNNPDRSVAFQYLLSFHLLGKTLNRFDELHRKYYRTKVWPSLSIHQQEAVIALYQKTPRLWPEKGVGMKVELRYGAFDQDMNTKHGYVNFRDVMAGSYGDTYWFYLMFKK, via the coding sequence ATGATGAAGACTAAATCATTCTTTTTTTGGGGAACTGTTTGCTGCTGTCTGTTCTGCTTTTTGCAGATATGGTATCCGTTTTATTTTTATTATGTCGAACAATTGCAGGTTTTTCCTCTCACTTGGGCTTGTTTTGAGGAAACATGCCGACAACCTGGCGGGTTGGCTTGCTGGTTGGGTGGTTTCCTTTTGCAATTCTATCATCTTCCTTTGGGTGGTGCGTTGGTTTCGACCGGTTTGTTTTTGGGGATCGGTGTGCTGATGCAACGGATCTGCCGGCAAACGACATCGCCTGTCTTTTGTTATTTACCGGCTCTTTGCCCGATTCTGGCTTTGCTCCCTTTGCATGTCGATGTGAATTACCGGTTGCAGGGGACGGTTGCTTATTGTTGCATGCTTGGGGCTTTTGTACTCTATGTGCGTATTGTCGTACCGTGGAAACGGGTATTGGCGGGTTGGCTGTTGATGGCTGTTTTGTTTGTATTGGCAGGGCCGGTGGCAACCTTGTTCGTTGCCGGAGTCGTGGTCCGGGAGATGTTGGTGCGGGAGAAGGGATGGCAAGGATGTCTGGCACTTCCGTTCGGGATTGTCCTGATGCTTTGGTGGTCTTATCATTTCTTTTGGCAGCCGGAATACCGAATGATCGTTTTGCCGGATTTTTATTATGAGCCTTTGTTGAAGGCGAATAAGCTCTATTGGGCTTGGTTGGCTTTTCTTTCGGGGCTTTTAATGACTTGCTTCCCGATCGGAAAAGGCAGAGGCGTGTTGGATCGGACTGCTTGGTGGTGGACCACAGTCCAGCTGTTGCCTTTGGTTGCCTTTTTGGGGTGGATGAAAAAAAAAGAGAATTGTATTTGGTTGAAAAACATGGAGTTGTGTTATTATGTGCGGGGAGAACAATGGGATAAGGTCGTTGCCGGATATAAGGCGGCAGTATCGGACATGCGGACTTTGAGCTTGCTGAACTTGGCTTTGGCGTGCCAGGGCGAATTGGGAGATAAACTGTTCCATTATCCGCAGCAAGGCAAAGGCGGATTATTGCCAGAATGGAACAGTACGGTTCCGGGGGCAATCGTGTTGTCGGATATTTGCTACCAAATGGGGGATCTCTCTTCCGCTCAAAAGTTTGCATTTGAAGGATATGTCTCCTCTGTAGATGGAAACCCGCGTCTTTTGCAACGTTTGGTACAGACGAATATCCTGACCGGAGCTTATGCGGTAGCGGAAAAATACATCCGGATATTAGAGCAGACTTTGTTTTACAAAGAATGGGCTGCTGAATGGCGGAAGTATCTGTATCGGGATGATCTTGTGGAAGAAGAACCGTCGTTGGGCGGGAAAAGGCGGGCGTGGGGAAAAGGCGGACAGTATGCCGTGTCTGCAGATTTGTTGGAAGTGTGGGAACGGTTGGCAGTGAACAATCCGGACCGGTCGGTCGCTTTCCAATACTTGTTGAGTTTTCATTTGTTGGGCAAGACTTTGAATCGTTTTGACGAGTTGCATCGGAAGTATTACCGGACGAAGGTGTGGCCTTCCCTTTCCATCCACCAACAGGAAGCCGTGATAGCGCTTTATCAAAAGACTCCCCGATTGTGGCCCGAAAAAGGGGTCGGAATGAAAGTCGAGTTGCGCTACGGTGCGTTCGATCAGGATATGAACACGAAGCATGGCTATGTCAATTTTCGGGATGTCATGGCCGGTTCGTATGGAGATACCTATTGGTTTTATTTGATGTTTAAGAAATAA
- a CDS encoding FecR family protein, with amino-acid sequence MVRRDKNIPWEVIIRKFKCEISEKEQAELDVWLADVENHARFQSWQSLWLSIMEENMRYVSNVDALWKRMEERMRKAEPRMFKLSLRSFRLYIAAVAVLFFLLFSFAGYMTAEWYKASDAVLAYSSLNGKSRICLPDSTFVWLNAGSTLEYFVSRWTKERNVRLDGEAYFEVAADPDRLFVVEGGGVVVKVHGTVFNMKAREKQDHVDVSLLSGLVVVENHGVSRSLNPGETAVCKKSVPSIEKKTTDVSISCLWAKESLRFEKKTIYELTGYLSEWYGMDIRLDPSLPTDQAYTFTITHESLEEVLCLIAKITPIEYVFDEDNTVRITRK; translated from the coding sequence ATGGTACGAAGAGACAAAAATATACCGTGGGAAGTGATTATCCGGAAATTCAAGTGTGAGATTTCGGAGAAGGAACAGGCAGAATTGGATGTATGGCTTGCCGATGTGGAAAACCATGCCCGATTCCAAAGTTGGCAATCCCTTTGGTTGTCCATCATGGAAGAAAACATGCGGTATGTTTCCAATGTCGATGCCTTATGGAAAAGGATGGAGGAGCGTATGAGAAAGGCAGAGCCGCGAATGTTCAAGTTGTCTTTGCGTTCTTTTCGTTTGTATATTGCTGCGGTTGCGGTTTTATTTTTCCTGTTGTTCTCTTTTGCCGGTTATATGACGGCCGAATGGTACAAGGCAAGCGATGCCGTATTGGCTTATTCTTCCTTGAATGGAAAATCCCGGATATGTTTGCCGGACAGTACTTTCGTTTGGCTGAATGCCGGATCGACGTTAGAATATTTTGTTTCCCGTTGGACTAAAGAGCGTAACGTCCGTTTGGATGGAGAGGCTTATTTCGAGGTGGCGGCAGATCCGGACCGTCTTTTTGTAGTGGAAGGCGGCGGTGTGGTCGTAAAGGTGCACGGGACGGTTTTTAACATGAAGGCGCGGGAAAAGCAGGACCATGTGGATGTCAGCCTATTGTCAGGGTTGGTCGTTGTTGAAAATCACGGTGTGTCGAGAAGCCTGAATCCGGGCGAAACAGCCGTGTGTAAAAAAAGTGTTCCCAGCATAGAAAAGAAAACCACGGATGTTTCTATCTCTTGCCTTTGGGCAAAAGAATCCTTGCGTTTCGAGAAAAAGACGATTTATGAACTGACCGGATATCTGTCGGAATGGTATGGCATGGATATCCGTTTGGACCCGTCGTTGCCGACCGATCAAGCCTATACCTTTACGATCACACATGAATCGTTGGAGGAGGTGCTTTGCCTGATTGCGAAGATAACCCCGATAGAATATGTTTTTGATGAAGATAATACGGTGAGAATAACAAGAAAATAG
- a CDS encoding TolB family protein: MKRFYCFLVAAILFCACSEDWKNGKRLGEKPVLFPDYAQTTIPYNIAPLNFTVRADGCRVSVLLEAGVVKFKVEAPDGKVRIPEKKWKRLLQEAKDDSVRVTVARKKGDRWEIWQPVSLNVAADPVDPYLVYRLIEPGYALWNKMGIYQRGMESFDETTVYENKMTDYNCVNCHSFCGHDPDKMLFHLRAKLAGTVLVDGDEVELLDTKTDKTISAFTYPYWHPSGRYIAFSINRTTQQLHSTQRTEVYDTASDVIVYDVERHTFLSVPGLASQSSFDTFPSFSPDGKSLFYCTAPACLMPDSIGKLAYSLCCISFDPESGTFGSQVDTLFDARANGKSVSFPRVSPDGRFMLCTLSGYGTFPIWHKDADLYMIDLKSGVGSYPETLNSNDTESYHSWSSNGRWVVFSSRRLDGLYTRPFIAYVGKDGKTGKPFLLPQKEADYYAGLMKSYNIPEFVTGKVTNRSYQIRRLAEQGGISVSCSTF; the protein is encoded by the coding sequence ATGAAACGATTTTATTGCTTTTTGGTGGCGGCAATTTTGTTTTGTGCTTGTTCGGAGGATTGGAAAAATGGGAAACGGTTAGGTGAGAAGCCTGTTCTATTTCCTGATTATGCGCAAACCACTATCCCGTACAATATAGCTCCGTTGAACTTCACGGTCCGCGCGGACGGATGTCGTGTGTCGGTCTTGTTGGAAGCAGGAGTGGTAAAATTCAAGGTGGAGGCCCCCGACGGGAAAGTCAGGATTCCGGAAAAGAAATGGAAGAGGCTTTTGCAGGAGGCAAAAGATGATTCCGTTCGGGTTACGGTGGCGCGTAAGAAGGGCGATCGGTGGGAGATTTGGCAACCCGTATCGTTGAATGTGGCGGCAGATCCGGTTGATCCTTATTTGGTATATCGCTTGATAGAACCTGGCTATGCATTATGGAACAAAATGGGAATTTACCAACGTGGAATGGAGTCTTTTGATGAAACGACTGTTTATGAGAACAAGATGACGGACTATAATTGCGTGAATTGCCATTCTTTCTGCGGCCATGATCCGGACAAGATGCTGTTCCACTTGCGTGCCAAGTTGGCCGGGACTGTATTGGTTGATGGAGACGAGGTCGAGTTATTGGATACGAAAACAGATAAGACGATATCAGCTTTTACCTATCCTTATTGGCATCCTTCGGGTCGTTACATCGCTTTTTCCATCAATAGGACGACCCAGCAGTTGCATTCCACTCAGCGGACGGAGGTTTATGACACGGCATCGGATGTGATCGTTTACGATGTGGAGCGCCATACGTTTTTGTCTGTGCCCGGACTCGCTTCGCAGTCAAGTTTTGATACGTTTCCCTCTTTTTCTCCGGATGGTAAGAGTTTGTTTTATTGCACTGCTCCGGCTTGCTTGATGCCTGATTCCATTGGAAAATTGGCTTATAGCTTGTGCTGCATCTCGTTCGACCCTGAATCCGGAACGTTCGGTTCGCAGGTGGATACGCTGTTTGATGCTCGTGCGAATGGAAAAAGCGTTTCTTTTCCAAGAGTTTCTCCGGATGGTCGGTTCATGCTTTGTACTTTGTCTGGTTATGGCACTTTCCCGATCTGGCATAAGGATGCCGACCTGTATATGATCGACTTGAAGTCCGGAGTCGGTTCCTATCCGGAAACGCTCAACAGCAATGATACGGAAAGTTACCATTCGTGGTCGTCCAACGGAAGATGGGTTGTGTTCAGCAGCAGGCGTTTGGATGGATTGTACACGCGTCCTTTCATTGCGTATGTCGGGAAGGATGGCAAAACCGGTAAACCGTTTTTGCTCCCTCAAAAGGAGGCGGACTACTATGCCGGCTTGATGAAATCGTATAATATTCCCGAGTTTGTCACCGGTAAAGTGACTAATCGTTCTTATCAGATTCGCCGTTTGGCAGAACAGGGCGGAATATCCGTTTCTTGTTCAACTTTTTGA
- a CDS encoding DUF3823 domain-containing protein produces MKIISNIFSVILLLVLFSGCGKDNFDAPESKLVGRVTYQGQALNLRGTGEAVQLQLYQDGYEKNDPISVFVGQDGTFSALLFDGEYRLTTRDGNGPWVNNHESVTVNLKGHTEVNLEVTPYFMISNEQLSVTGSAMNASFMINRIVPDAKISRVMLLLSKTQFADDVNNLYRQDFSDVVPGSVNLSADISGNTEIVKAKALYARVGVLANGADQAIYSPVVRLK; encoded by the coding sequence ATGAAGATTATATCTAATATTTTTTCGGTAATTTTACTGCTGGTATTGTTTTCCGGCTGTGGAAAAGATAATTTTGATGCGCCGGAATCCAAACTGGTTGGTAGAGTTACTTATCAGGGACAGGCTTTGAACTTGCGTGGAACCGGCGAAGCAGTCCAGTTGCAGTTGTATCAGGATGGTTATGAGAAGAATGATCCGATTTCTGTTTTTGTAGGACAAGATGGTACTTTCTCCGCTCTTTTGTTTGATGGTGAATATCGTTTGACGACAAGAGACGGGAACGGACCGTGGGTGAATAATCATGAGTCCGTAACCGTGAATTTGAAAGGACATACGGAAGTGAATCTGGAAGTTACTCCGTATTTTATGATTTCGAACGAACAATTGTCTGTTACGGGATCGGCAATGAACGCGTCGTTTATGATTAACAGGATTGTGCCGGATGCGAAGATCAGTCGGGTGATGTTGTTATTAAGCAAGACGCAATTTGCGGATGATGTCAACAACTTGTACCGTCAGGACTTCTCGGATGTCGTTCCCGGTAGCGTGAATCTTTCTGCCGATATTAGCGGTAATACCGAAATAGTAAAGGCAAAAGCCCTTTACGCTCGTGTCGGTGTTTTGGCTAACGGAGCGGATCAGGCTATCTATTCGCCAGTGGTTCGGTTGAAGTGA
- a CDS encoding RNA polymerase sigma-70 factor, translating into MNTNSDDILLLKLIKQGDQIAFRHLFYQYADSLERFITYYIHDREKSQDLVLDIFTYIWENRQNFEIKLTLKAYLFQAARNKSFTYIRDKKIPVYLEEMEGMEIVQNYDSELELQELHHLIEEAVSLLPDKCREIFRKSREENLTNKEIAGQLHISEKTVEGQITIALKKIRIHLGDSYSYLW; encoded by the coding sequence ATGAATACGAATAGTGATGACATATTATTGCTGAAATTGATTAAACAAGGAGATCAGATCGCTTTTCGGCATTTGTTTTATCAGTATGCGGATTCTTTGGAACGTTTTATTACTTATTACATCCATGACCGGGAAAAATCGCAAGACTTGGTTCTGGATATTTTTACCTATATATGGGAAAACCGGCAGAACTTTGAGATAAAACTGACCTTGAAAGCCTATTTGTTCCAGGCGGCACGCAATAAGTCTTTTACCTATATCCGGGACAAGAAGATTCCGGTTTATCTGGAAGAAATGGAGGGTATGGAGATTGTGCAAAACTATGATTCGGAATTGGAGTTGCAGGAACTTCATCATCTGATAGAAGAAGCGGTGTCGCTTTTGCCGGATAAATGCCGTGAAATATTCCGGAAAAGCCGGGAGGAAAATTTGACCAATAAGGAAATAGCCGGACAGCTCCATATCTCGGAGAAGACGGTGGAGGGGCAAATCACGATTGCTTTAAAGAAAATCAGAATTCATTTGGGCGATTCTTATTCTTATTTGTGGTAA